From the genome of Planctomycetaceae bacterium, one region includes:
- a CDS encoding CHAP domain-containing protein, which translates to MPTPLQFMNQYRNLQIPYVLDNGRQCVPMTATIAVRKYFMMNWTEGTDQHTDYFHVSGGGRRDPWFQQHKDQIRSAAMGKGAPADYQLALEWAVRSGKIANPSQATIQAYCDDRLGIDCSGFATNYLIANGKKANSSSIKNNTGAASYFQPANAVNDSNAVRQGDLLVWMRGNSVMTGPGHVAVVESYRAQCVPGGNMRVCEATGAAGANPKLLDSMYSVTQIIPKEGRVPAMILVVDRHGTSGSRVAVIRL; encoded by the coding sequence GCTGCAGTTCATGAATCAGTACCGAAATCTGCAGATTCCGTACGTGCTCGACAACGGACGTCAGTGTGTTCCAATGACGGCCACGATTGCCGTGCGGAAATACTTCATGATGAACTGGACCGAAGGCACGGACCAGCACACCGACTATTTCCATGTCAGCGGCGGCGGTCGCCGGGACCCCTGGTTTCAGCAGCACAAGGACCAGATTCGGTCCGCGGCAATGGGCAAGGGAGCTCCCGCGGATTATCAGCTTGCGCTGGAATGGGCCGTCCGTTCGGGCAAGATCGCGAACCCTTCGCAGGCCACCATTCAGGCTTACTGCGACGACCGGCTGGGAATCGACTGTTCCGGGTTCGCGACGAATTATCTGATCGCCAACGGAAAGAAGGCCAACAGTTCTTCGATCAAAAACAACACCGGCGCGGCGTCGTACTTTCAGCCGGCCAATGCCGTGAATGACTCAAACGCCGTCAGACAGGGCGACCTGCTTGTCTGGATGCGCGGGAATTCGGTGATGACCGGTCCCGGTCACGTTGCCGTCGTGGAATCGTATCGTGCTCAATGCGTTCCGGGAGGCAACATGCGAGTCTGTGAAGCCACGGGAGCCGCCGGCGCGAATCCGAAACTGCTGGATTCGATGTATTCCGTCACGCAGATCATCCCCAAAGAAGGCCGCGTTCCGGCGATGATCCTGGTGGTCGATCGTCACGGAACATCCGGAAGCCGCGTTGCCGTGATCCGATTGTGA